A region of Arabidopsis thaliana chromosome 5, partial sequence DNA encodes the following proteins:
- a CDS encoding Small GTP-binding protein (Small GTP-binding protein; FUNCTIONS IN: GTP binding, translation elongation factor activity, GTPase activity; LOCATED IN: chloroplast; EXPRESSED IN: 23 plant structures; EXPRESSED DURING: 13 growth stages; CONTAINS InterPro DOMAIN/s: Small GTP-binding protein (InterPro:IPR005225), Translation elongation factor EFTu/EF1A, domain 2 (InterPro:IPR004161), Translation elongation factor EFG/EF2, C-terminal (InterPro:IPR000640), GTP-binding protein LepA, C-terminal (InterPro:IPR013842), Protein synthesis factor, GTP-binding (InterPro:IPR000795), GTP-binding protein LepA (InterPro:IPR006297), Elongation factor G/III/V (InterPro:IPR009022), Translation elongation/initiation factor/Ribosomal, beta-barrel (InterPro:IPR009000); BEST Arabidopsis thaliana protein match is: Small GTP-binding protein (TAIR:AT5G39900.1); Has 30201 Blast hits to 17322 proteins in 780 species: Archae - 12; Bacteria - 1396; Metazoa - 17338; Fungi - 3422; Plants - 5037; Viruses - 0; Other Eukaryotes - 2996 (source: NCBI BLink).) has translation MAMASAMDLSSPPTFFLSGTSTSSPSLRRLSSISVSGFRRHSNRKLQILCQATAGTEPQSGLSVSGSKLAARSGQDRLLKVPISNIRNFSIIAHIDHGKSTLADKLLQVTGTVQNRDMKEQFLDNMDLERERGITIKLQAARMRYVYEDTPFCLNLIDTPGHVDFSYEVSRSLAACEGALLVVDASQGVEAQTLANVYLALENNLEIIPVLNKIDLPGAEPEKVLREIEEVIGLDCSKAIFCSAKEGIGITEILDAIVQRIPAPLDTAGKPLRALIFDSYYDPYRGVIVYFRVIDGKVKKGDRIFFMASGKDYFADEVGVLSPNQIQVDELYAGEVGYIAASVRSVADARVGDTITHYSRKAESSLPGYEEATPMVFCGLFPVDADQFPDLRDALEKLQLNDAALKFEPETSSAMGFGFRCGFLGLLHMEIVQERLEREYNLNLITTAPSVVYRVNSVNGDTTLCSNPSRLPDPGQRKSVEEPYVKIELLTPKDYIGALMELAQERRGEFKEMKYIAENRASILYELPLAEMVGDFFDQLKSRTKGYASMEYSVIGYRESDLIKLDILINAEMVEPLSTIVHRDKAYSVGRALTQKLKELIPRQMFKVPIQACIGSKVIASEALSAIRKDVLAKCYGGDISRKKKLLKKQAAGKKRMKAIGRVDVPQEAFMAVLKLEREVL, from the exons ATGGCCATGGCTTCTGCTATGGACTTATCTTCTCCTCCAACGTTTTTCTTATCCGGAACTTCTACATCTTCCCCATCTCTCCGTCGTCTCTCCTCCATTTCCGTCTCTGGATTCCGCCGTCACTCTAATCGGAAGTTACAGATACTTTGCCAAGCCACAGCTGGAACTGAGCCTCAGAGCGGTCTCTCTGTCTCTGGCTCCAAATTAGCCGCCCGTTCTGGTCAAGACCGTCTTTTGAAG GTTCCAATTTCGAACATCAGGAATTTTAGTATTATAGCTCATATTGATCATGGGAAATCTACGTTAGCGGATAAGTTGCTTCAGGTGACTGGTACTGTTCAGAACAGAGATATGAAGGAGCAGTTTCTTGATAACATGGACTTAGAGAGAGAACGAGGCATCACTATCAAGCTTCAG GCAGCTCGAATGCGTTATGTTTATGAAGATACACCGTTTTGCCTCAACTTGATAGATACTCCAGGTCATGTTGATTTCTCTTACGAG GTTTCCCGATCTCTTGCTGCTTGCGAGGGTGCTCTTCTTGTTGTGGATGCATCCCAg GGTGTGGAAGCACAAACATTGGCTAATGTGTATTTGGCCTTGGAAAACAACCTCGAAATTATTCCC GTTTTAAATAAGATTGACCTTCCAGGCGCTGAGCCAGAGAAAGTTCTCAGGGAGATTGAGGAG GTTATTGGGTTAGATTGTAGCAAAGCGATATTCTGTTCGGCAAAg GAGGGAATTGGTATTACCGAGATTTTGGATGCAATTGTTCAAAGGATACCTGCACCTCTCGATACTGCAGGAAAGCCCTTAAGAGCTTTAATTTTTGACAG TTATTATGATCCATATCGTGGTGTCATTGTATACTTTCGAGTTATCGATGGGAAAGTGAAGAAAGGCGACAGAATTTTTTTCATGGCAAGCGGAAAG GATTATTTTGCGGATGAAGTCGGAGTTCTATCTCCAAATCAAATTCAAGTGGATGAATTATATGCGGGTGAG GTAGGATATATTGCGGCTTCTGTAAGATCTGTTGCAGATGCCAGGGTAGGAGATACAATAACACATTATAGCAGAAAGGCAGAAAGCTCTTTACCTGGTTACGAGGAAGCTACCCCTATGGTGTTCTGTGGTCTTTTTCCAGTTGACGCTGACCA GTTTCCCGATCTTCGCGATGCATTGGAAAAACTGCAACTCAATGATGCTGCATTGAAG TTTGAGCCTGAAACTTCGAGTGCCATGGGATTTGGCTTTAGATGCGGGTTTTTGGGTCTTCTCCACATGGAAATTGTGCAG GAAAGGCTAGAGAGGGAGTACAACTTAAATCTTATTACCACAGCTCCAAGTGTTGTTTATAGGGTGAACTCTGTAAATGGTGATACT ACTTTGTGCTCAAATCCATCACGCCTTCCAGATCCTGGGCAAAGGAAATCGGTCGAGGAGCCATACGTTAAG ATTGAACTGCTCACACCAAAAGACTATATTGGTGCGCTTATGGAGCTCGCTCAAGAGAGGAGAGGGGAGttcaaagaaatgaaatatataGCTGAGAACAGAGCTTCAATCCTCTATGAGTTACCTCTTGCAGAG ATGGTGGGTGATTTCTTTGACCAATTGAAGTCGAGAACCAAGGGATATGCTAGCATGGAATACTCCGTTATTGG GTACAGGGAAAGTGATCTGATAAAACTCGATATTCTGATTAATGCTGAAATGGTGGAACCTTTGTCAACCATCGTACACAGGGATAAG GCATATTCCGTTGGGAGAGCTTTGACTCAGAAACTCAAAGAGCTTATTCCACGACAAATGTTTAAAGTGCCCATCCAG GCTTGTATAGGATCCAAGGTGATTGCTAGTGAAGCACTCTCAGCAATCAGAAAAGATGTTTTGGCAAAATGTTATG GTGGAGATATTTctcggaagaagaagcttcttaaGAAACAG GCGGCAGGTAAGAAGAGAATGAAAGCCATAGGTAGAGTTGATGTCCCTCAAGAAGCTTTCATGGCCGTTCTCAAACTTGAACGAGAAGTATTGTGA
- a CDS encoding Small GTP-binding protein: MAMASAMDLSSPPTFFLSGTSTSSPSLRRLSSISVSGFRRHSNRKLQILCQATAGTEPQSGLSVSGSKLAARSGQDRLLKVPISNIRNFSIIAHIDHGKSTLADKLLQVTGTVQNRDMKEQFLDNMDLERERGITIKLQAARMRYVYEDTPFCLNLIDTPGHVDFSYEVSRSLAACEGALLVVDASQGVEAQTLANVYLALENNLEIIPVLNKIDLPGAEPEKVLREIEEVIGLDCSKAIFCSAKEGIGITEILDAIVQRIPAPLDTAGKPLRALIFDSYYDPYRGVIVYFRVIDGKVKKGDRIFFMASGKDYFADEVGVLSPNQIQVDELYAGEVGYIAASVRSVADARVGDTITHYSRKAESSLPGYEEATPMVFCGLFPVDADQFPDLRDALEKLQLNDAALKFEPETSSAMGFGFRCGFLGLLHMEIVQERLEREYNLNLITTAPSVVYRVNSVNGDTTLCSNPSRLPDPGQRKSVEEPYVKIELLTPKDYIGALMELAQERRGEFKEMKYIAENRASILYELPLAEMVGDFFDQLKSRTKGYASMEYSVIGYRESDLIKLDILINAEMVEPLSTIVHRDKAYSVGRALTQKLKELIPRQMFKVPIQI, translated from the exons ATGGCCATGGCTTCTGCTATGGACTTATCTTCTCCTCCAACGTTTTTCTTATCCGGAACTTCTACATCTTCCCCATCTCTCCGTCGTCTCTCCTCCATTTCCGTCTCTGGATTCCGCCGTCACTCTAATCGGAAGTTACAGATACTTTGCCAAGCCACAGCTGGAACTGAGCCTCAGAGCGGTCTCTCTGTCTCTGGCTCCAAATTAGCCGCCCGTTCTGGTCAAGACCGTCTTTTGAAG GTTCCAATTTCGAACATCAGGAATTTTAGTATTATAGCTCATATTGATCATGGGAAATCTACGTTAGCGGATAAGTTGCTTCAGGTGACTGGTACTGTTCAGAACAGAGATATGAAGGAGCAGTTTCTTGATAACATGGACTTAGAGAGAGAACGAGGCATCACTATCAAGCTTCAG GCAGCTCGAATGCGTTATGTTTATGAAGATACACCGTTTTGCCTCAACTTGATAGATACTCCAGGTCATGTTGATTTCTCTTACGAG GTTTCCCGATCTCTTGCTGCTTGCGAGGGTGCTCTTCTTGTTGTGGATGCATCCCAg GGTGTGGAAGCACAAACATTGGCTAATGTGTATTTGGCCTTGGAAAACAACCTCGAAATTATTCCC GTTTTAAATAAGATTGACCTTCCAGGCGCTGAGCCAGAGAAAGTTCTCAGGGAGATTGAGGAG GTTATTGGGTTAGATTGTAGCAAAGCGATATTCTGTTCGGCAAAg GAGGGAATTGGTATTACCGAGATTTTGGATGCAATTGTTCAAAGGATACCTGCACCTCTCGATACTGCAGGAAAGCCCTTAAGAGCTTTAATTTTTGACAG TTATTATGATCCATATCGTGGTGTCATTGTATACTTTCGAGTTATCGATGGGAAAGTGAAGAAAGGCGACAGAATTTTTTTCATGGCAAGCGGAAAG GATTATTTTGCGGATGAAGTCGGAGTTCTATCTCCAAATCAAATTCAAGTGGATGAATTATATGCGGGTGAG GTAGGATATATTGCGGCTTCTGTAAGATCTGTTGCAGATGCCAGGGTAGGAGATACAATAACACATTATAGCAGAAAGGCAGAAAGCTCTTTACCTGGTTACGAGGAAGCTACCCCTATGGTGTTCTGTGGTCTTTTTCCAGTTGACGCTGACCA GTTTCCCGATCTTCGCGATGCATTGGAAAAACTGCAACTCAATGATGCTGCATTGAAG TTTGAGCCTGAAACTTCGAGTGCCATGGGATTTGGCTTTAGATGCGGGTTTTTGGGTCTTCTCCACATGGAAATTGTGCAG GAAAGGCTAGAGAGGGAGTACAACTTAAATCTTATTACCACAGCTCCAAGTGTTGTTTATAGGGTGAACTCTGTAAATGGTGATACT ACTTTGTGCTCAAATCCATCACGCCTTCCAGATCCTGGGCAAAGGAAATCGGTCGAGGAGCCATACGTTAAG ATTGAACTGCTCACACCAAAAGACTATATTGGTGCGCTTATGGAGCTCGCTCAAGAGAGGAGAGGGGAGttcaaagaaatgaaatatataGCTGAGAACAGAGCTTCAATCCTCTATGAGTTACCTCTTGCAGAG ATGGTGGGTGATTTCTTTGACCAATTGAAGTCGAGAACCAAGGGATATGCTAGCATGGAATACTCCGTTATTGG GTACAGGGAAAGTGATCTGATAAAACTCGATATTCTGATTAATGCTGAAATGGTGGAACCTTTGTCAACCATCGTACACAGGGATAAG GCATATTCCGTTGGGAGAGCTTTGACTCAGAAACTCAAAGAGCTTATTCCACGACAAATGTTTAAAGTGCCCATCCAG ATTTGA
- a CDS encoding D-lactate dehydrogenase (DUF668), producing the protein MGSFCSKSLGINFGSEYSGSSVADDGREPDFGHSQPNGQTSLIVPGMRQLMVKDVKEQNQLKDVFSFREREAEDNFYDGIPTYTMAPSQKIRSAKSTQTAVSKVTEASKLLGKAGLGRAKDVLDTLGSSMTDLSSGGFTSGVATKGNELGILAFEVANTIVKSSNLIESLSKRNIEHLKGTILYSEGVQNLVSNDFDELLRLVAADKRQELQVFSGEVVRFGNRSKDFQWHNLQRYFDRISKELTPQRQLKEDAVLVVDQLMVLVQYTAELYQELQVLYRLEKDYEQKRREEENSANSSKGDGLAILKTELKAQRKVVKSLKKKSLWSRGFEEVMEKLVDIVHFLLLEIHNIFGGADDQPSKKGAAEYDKRLGPAGLALHYANIIVQIDTLVARASSITSNARDSLYQSLPPGIKLALRSKIKSFNVDKELSVTQIKDEMERTLHWLVPVAGNTTKAHHGFGWVGEWANTG; encoded by the exons ATGGGGAGTTTTTGCTCCAAGAGCCTTGGAATCAATTTTGGCAGCGAGTATTCTGGTTCTAGTGTGGCTGATGATGGTCGAGAACCTGATTTTGGCCACTCACAACCAAATGGGCAAACCAGTTTGATTGTTCCTGGTATGAGGCAGCTTATGGTTAAAGACGTCAaggaacaaaatcaattaaaagaTGTTTTCTCTTTCCGCGAAAGGGAAGCTGAAGATAATTTCTATGATGGAATTCCGACGTATACTATGGCTCCATCACAGAAAATTCGGTCTGCAAAATCAACTCAAACCGCTGTTTCAAAG GTTACAGAGGCAAGTAAGCTTTTAGGCAAAGCGGGGTTAGGTAGAGCAAAAGATGTTTTGGATACCCTTGGAAGTAGCATGACAGATCTTAGTAGCGGTGGATTTACTTCTGGAGTTGCAACTAAAGGCAATGAACTTGGGATCTTAGCTTTTGAAGTAGCAAACACAATTGTCAAAAGCTCAAATCTCATTGAATCCCTTTCTAAGAGGAACATCGAGCATTTAAAAGGAACTATCCTTTATTCTGAGGGTGTTCAAAACCTAGTCTCGAATGATTTCGATGAACTACTCAGACTTGTTGCAGCTGATAAGAG GCAGGAGCTGCAAGTTTTCTCGGGGGAAGTGGTTCGGTTTGGAAACCGATCCAAAGATTTTCAGTGGCATAATTTACAGCGCTATTTCGATAG GATCAGCAAAGAATTAACCCCTCAAAGGCAGTTAAAGGAAGACGCGGTGTTGGTTGTTGACCAACTGATGGTTCTAGTGCAGTATACTGCT GAACTATACCAAGAACTCCAAGTATTGTATCGATTGGAGAAAGACTATGAGCAAAAGCGTcgagaagaagagaactcAGCTAATAGCAGTAAGG GTGATGGCCTTGCAATCTTAAAAACGGAACTTAAAGCCCAGAGAAAGGTAGTGAAAAGCTTAAAGAAAAAGTCGTTGTGGTCCAGAGGTTTTGAAGAG GTGATGGAGAAACTAGTAGACATTGTACATTTCTTGTTGCTAGAGATTCATAATATCTTCGGTGGTGCCG ATGATCAACCATCGAAGAAAGGAGCTGCAGAATATGATAAAAGATTGGGACCTGCTGGTCTTGCTTTACATTATGCAAATATAATTGTGCAGATTGACACACTT GTCGCTCGTGCAAGCTCTATAACTTCAAATGCAAGGGATTCTCTTTACCAAAGCTTACCACCTGGTATAAAATTGGCTCTTCGTTCCAAGATTAAATCTTTCAATGTCGATAAGGAG CTTTCGGTTACACAAATTAAGGATGAGATGGAGAGGACACTGCATTGGCTTGTCCCTGTTGCAGGCAATACAACAAA AGCGCATCATGGTTTTGGCTGGGTTGGAGAGTGGGCAAATACAGGGTGA
- a CDS encoding D-lactate dehydrogenase (DUF668) (Protein of unknown function (DUF668); INVOLVED IN: N-terminal protein myristoylation; LOCATED IN: mitochondrion, plasma membrane; EXPRESSED IN: cultured cell; CONTAINS InterPro DOMAIN/s: Protein of unknown function DUF668 (InterPro:IPR007700), Protein of unknown function DUF3475 (InterPro:IPR021864); BEST Arabidopsis thaliana protein match is: Protein of unknown function (DUF668) (TAIR:AT1G34320.1); Has 342 Blast hits to 276 proteins in 24 species: Archae - 0; Bacteria - 0; Metazoa - 3; Fungi - 2; Plants - 333; Viruses - 0; Other Eukaryotes - 4 (source: NCBI BLink).): protein MGSFCSKSLGINFGSEYSGSSVADDGREPDFGHSQPNGQTSLIVPGMRQLMVKDVKEQNQLKDVFSFREREAEDNFYDGIPTYTMAPSQKIRSAKSTQTAVSKVTEASKLLGKAGLGRAKDVLDTLGSSMTDLSSGGFTSGVATKGNELGILAFEVANTIVKSSNLIESLSKRNIEHLKGTILYSEGVQNLVSNDFDELLRLVAADKRQELQVFSGEVVRFGNRSKDFQWHNLQRYFDRISKELTPQRQLKEDAVLVVDQLMVLVQYTAELYQELQVLYRLEKDYEQKRREEENSANSSKGDGLAILKTELKAQRKVVKSLKKKSLWSRGFEEVMEKLVDIVHFLLLEIHNIFGGADDQPSKKGAAEYDKRLGPAGLALHYANIIVQIDTLVARASSITSNARDSLYQSLPPGIKLALRSKIKSFNVDKELSVTQIKDEMERTLHWLVPVAGNTTKAHHGFGWVGEWANTGTDFTSKPSGGDILRIETLYHASKEKTEIYILGQIIWLQHLVTKAKSDARGGPRLSSIKSPLDTTNQQLISEPLSVPIVTDEEQKMLQEASKRKRTPCVSKSQDFDSEYSRARKCDPLSKSSEYFRGVRRSKSAAVKRYSSGFPLLDFAIDKEKVLDVIDRVDVPRDYKALLKEGSLSF, encoded by the exons ATGGGGAGTTTTTGCTCCAAGAGCCTTGGAATCAATTTTGGCAGCGAGTATTCTGGTTCTAGTGTGGCTGATGATGGTCGAGAACCTGATTTTGGCCACTCACAACCAAATGGGCAAACCAGTTTGATTGTTCCTGGTATGAGGCAGCTTATGGTTAAAGACGTCAaggaacaaaatcaattaaaagaTGTTTTCTCTTTCCGCGAAAGGGAAGCTGAAGATAATTTCTATGATGGAATTCCGACGTATACTATGGCTCCATCACAGAAAATTCGGTCTGCAAAATCAACTCAAACCGCTGTTTCAAAG GTTACAGAGGCAAGTAAGCTTTTAGGCAAAGCGGGGTTAGGTAGAGCAAAAGATGTTTTGGATACCCTTGGAAGTAGCATGACAGATCTTAGTAGCGGTGGATTTACTTCTGGAGTTGCAACTAAAGGCAATGAACTTGGGATCTTAGCTTTTGAAGTAGCAAACACAATTGTCAAAAGCTCAAATCTCATTGAATCCCTTTCTAAGAGGAACATCGAGCATTTAAAAGGAACTATCCTTTATTCTGAGGGTGTTCAAAACCTAGTCTCGAATGATTTCGATGAACTACTCAGACTTGTTGCAGCTGATAAGAG GCAGGAGCTGCAAGTTTTCTCGGGGGAAGTGGTTCGGTTTGGAAACCGATCCAAAGATTTTCAGTGGCATAATTTACAGCGCTATTTCGATAG GATCAGCAAAGAATTAACCCCTCAAAGGCAGTTAAAGGAAGACGCGGTGTTGGTTGTTGACCAACTGATGGTTCTAGTGCAGTATACTGCT GAACTATACCAAGAACTCCAAGTATTGTATCGATTGGAGAAAGACTATGAGCAAAAGCGTcgagaagaagagaactcAGCTAATAGCAGTAAGG GTGATGGCCTTGCAATCTTAAAAACGGAACTTAAAGCCCAGAGAAAGGTAGTGAAAAGCTTAAAGAAAAAGTCGTTGTGGTCCAGAGGTTTTGAAGAG GTGATGGAGAAACTAGTAGACATTGTACATTTCTTGTTGCTAGAGATTCATAATATCTTCGGTGGTGCCG ATGATCAACCATCGAAGAAAGGAGCTGCAGAATATGATAAAAGATTGGGACCTGCTGGTCTTGCTTTACATTATGCAAATATAATTGTGCAGATTGACACACTT GTCGCTCGTGCAAGCTCTATAACTTCAAATGCAAGGGATTCTCTTTACCAAAGCTTACCACCTGGTATAAAATTGGCTCTTCGTTCCAAGATTAAATCTTTCAATGTCGATAAGGAG CTTTCGGTTACACAAATTAAGGATGAGATGGAGAGGACACTGCATTGGCTTGTCCCTGTTGCAGGCAATACAACAAA AGCGCATCATGGTTTTGGCTGGGTTGGAGAGTGGGCAAATACAGG GACTGATTTCACTAGTAAGCCTAGTGGTGGAGATATACTACGTATTGAAACACTCTATCACGCTAGTAAAGAAAAGACAGAGATCTACATTCTTGGACAGATAATTTGGTTACAACATTTGGTTACAAAAGCTAAGAGCGACGCTCGAGGAGGTCCTAGACTTTCTTCTATCAAGTCTCCATTGGATACTACGAACCAGCAATTGATATCTGAACCACTCAGTGTCCCAATAGTAACAGATGAGGAGCAAAAGATGTTACAAGAGGcaagcaagagaaagagaactcCATGTGTTAGCAAGAGTCAGGATTTTGATTCTGAGTACTCGCGGGCAAGAAAGTGTGACCCTTTGAGCAAAAGCAGTGAGTATTTTCGTGGAgtgagaagaagcaaatcagCTGCAGTAAAGCGGTATTCTTCGGGTTTTCCGCTTCTTGACTTTGCTATTGACAAGGAAAAAGTGTTGGATGTGATCGATCGGGTTGATGTGCCAAGAGATTATAAAGCATTGTTAAAAGAAGGTAGCTTGAGCTTCTAA